One window of Triticum dicoccoides isolate Atlit2015 ecotype Zavitan chromosome 5A, WEW_v2.0, whole genome shotgun sequence genomic DNA carries:
- the LOC119304398 gene encoding DIBOA-glucoside dioxygenase BX6-like, giving the protein MASDRLSALRAFDDTKAGVKGLVDAGAIAIPAIFHHPPDAFAPSTVATDVAVPIVDLSCERSAVVGAVRAAAETVGFFLLANHGVPEAAMSGMLAAVRRFNEEPAEAKAPYYTRDAARRVRYSCNADLFQTLVGKWRDTVYMDDADRPASGEETEELLLPPALRGVAPEYTGQMRRLGRALFELLSEALGLPRPAYLEEEAGCMAALSVAGHYYPACPEPHLTMGTVKHSDPSFLTVLLQDAVGGLQVLVDDLLKDGSEPAAWVDVPAMGEASLVVNVGDFLQLVSNDRFKSPVHRVVSKSVGPRVSVACFFRANGPTVCAPVVVDGSGPPRYRSIKAEEMLCMSKTQTRLNNVRL; this is encoded by the coding sequence ATGGCCTCCGACCGCCTCAGCGCCCTCCGGGCCTTCGACGACACCAAGGCCGGCGTCAAGGGCCTCGTGGACGCCGGCGCCATCGCCATCCCGGCCATTTTCCACCACCCACCCGACGCCTTCGCCCCGTCCACTGTCGCCACCGACGTCGCCGTTCCAATCGTCGACCTCTCCTGCGAGCGCTCGGCCGTGGTCGGCGCGGTGAGGGCCGCGGCGGAGACGGTGGGCTTCTTCCTGCTGGCGAACCACGGCGTGCCGGAGGCGGCCATGTCGGGGATGCTGGCGGCGGTGCGGCGCTTCAACGAGGAGCCGGCGGAGGCCAAGGCGCCGTACTACACGCGGGACGCGGCCAGGCGCGTGCGCTACAGCTGCAACGCGGACCTCTTCCAGACGCTGGTGGGCAAGTGGCGCGACACCGTGTACATGGACGACGCGGACCGGCCGGCATCCGGCGAGGAGACGGAGGAGCTCCTCCTCCCGCCGGCGTTGAGGGGCGTCGCGCCGGAGTACACGGGGCAGATGCGGCGGCTGGGGCGCGCCCTCTTCGAGCTGCTGTCGGAGGCCCTGGGGCTGCCTCGTCCTGCCTAcctggaggaggaggccggctgcATGGCGGCGCTCAGCGTGGCCGGCCACTACTACCCGGCGTGCCCGGAGCCGCACCTCACGATGGGCACCGTCAAGCACTCCGACCCCAGCTTCCTCACCGTGCTGCTCCAGGACGCCGTCGGCGGCCTCCAGGTGCTCGTGGACGACCTCCTCAAGGACGGCAGCGAGCCCGCCGCGTGGGTGGACGTGCCGGCGATGGGGGAGGCGTCGCTGGTGGTGAACGTCGGCGACTTCCTGCAGCTGGTGTCCAACGACAGGTTCAAGAGCCCGGTGCACCGCGTGGTGTCCAAGAGCGTGGGGCCCCGGGTGTCGGTGGCGTGCTTCTTCAGGGCGAACGGCCCGACGGTGTGCGCCCCGGTGGTCGTCGACGGGAGCGGACCGCCGCGGTACAGGAGCATCAAGGCGGAGGAGATGCTCTGCATGTCCAAGACACAGACACGGCTCAACAACGTGAGGCTCTAG